The Halomicrobium zhouii region CGACTGCGGCGTCGACACCCGCCAGTGGGAGGTCGGCGGTCCCGCACAGGTCCTCGACGAGTCCGACGCGCTCTTCTGAGCAGTTCGCTGTGAACGCTCGGCGCCTCTACGTGGATCGGCTATTACCGACGCGACCTACTCTCGCACACTGACCGACAGGATGCGGATTCGAGAACCCTTCTCAGGCGAGGGTGACGCCGTTCATCGCCAGGAAGTCCGTAGCCTCCTTGATCTCGACCGGCGAACCGATGATGCGGACCTGTGGGCCTTCCTGGCGAACGGTGAGGGTAAATCGGGTTTCGAGTTCGTCCCGAATCCCGTCGAGGGCAGTCGCTGGCAGCAGAATCTGCGTGCTGTCGCGAAACCGATCGACGTCTGCCATTGTCGGTTGTGGTGTGGGGCCCCGTATTAGTGTGTCGAAATGCACGTGTGACTGAGAGATTCGCCCGTCAGGAGGGGTGTCGAAGCCGTCCGCTGGATTTCCACATACAGGTTGCGCACGGTAGCGACGGCCCACGGCGCCGAGTCTCGCGGACCGATGCTGCCAGTGACGCGGCGGGTGGTCGCGGCCAGTGACGCGGCGGGTGGTCGCGACCAGGGGCACGCCGACCGGACCCCCGTCGCCGGGACGGGAGGAAAGCCTTATTCGGGACGGCGGGCCGACGTTAACGTAATGGGGCTCGAAGAGGAGATCCGCGAGATCGAAGAGGAGATCGCCAGCACGCCCTACAACAAGTCGACCGAGGCCCACATCGGTCGGCTGAAGTCCAAGCTCGCGGAGCTGAAGGAGAAACTCGAGAACCAGTCCTCCGCCGGCGGCGGCACCGGCTACTCCGTCGAGAAGCACGGCGACGCCACCGTCGCCCTGGTCGGGTTTCCCAGCGTCGGCAAGTCGACGCTCATCAACGCCCTCACGAACGCCGACAGCGAGACCGGCGCCTACGAGTTCACGACGCTCGACGTCAACCCCGGCATGTTGCAGTACCGCGGCGCGAACATCCAGATGCTCGACGTGCCTGGACTCATCGAAGGCGCCGCGAGCGGTCGCGGGGACGGCCAGGCCGTGCTCTCGGTCGTCCGGACGGCCGACCTCGTCGTCTTCGTCCTCTCCGTCTTCGAGATCGAACAGTACGCGCGCCTGCGCGAAGAACTCTACAAGAACAAAGTCAGGGTCGATCGGGACCCGCCGCGGGTCTCCATCCGCCGGAAGGCCAAGGACGGCCTGTCGGTCAATTCCAGCGTCGACCTGGACCTCGACGAGGAGACCATCAAGGGTGTCCTGCGCGAACACGGCCACGTCAACGCCGACGTCACCATCGGCGAGCAGGTCGACATCGACCGCCTCATCGACGGCGTGATGGACAACCGCGTGTA contains the following coding sequences:
- a CDS encoding VNG_1110C family protein, with the protein product MADVDRFRDSTQILLPATALDGIRDELETRFTLTVRQEGPQVRIIGSPVEIKEATDFLAMNGVTLA
- a CDS encoding OBG GTPase family GTP-binding protein, which codes for MGLEEEIREIEEEIASTPYNKSTEAHIGRLKSKLAELKEKLENQSSAGGGTGYSVEKHGDATVALVGFPSVGKSTLINALTNADSETGAYEFTTLDVNPGMLQYRGANIQMLDVPGLIEGAASGRGDGQAVLSVVRTADLVVFVLSVFEIEQYARLREELYKNKVRVDRDPPRVSIRRKAKDGLSVNSSVDLDLDEETIKGVLREHGHVNADVTIGEQVDIDRLIDGVMDNRVYLPSVVAVNKADLIEPDYKETVDEQLRDHDVDPEEAVFISAEEEKGLDALKDVIWEELGLIRIYMDKPGRGIDYEEPLILRAGQTVEDACEKLGGDFEDRFRFARVTGPSAKHDEQQVGQSHELADEDVLRITTSK